Proteins encoded together in one Pontiella desulfatans window:
- a CDS encoding sulfatase family protein: MRKRWLQSLIALGAYAFVCGAFAEKPNIIFVLTDDLGYGDLAVMGHPYVQSPNIDRLANEGLQLEQAYTAAAWCSPSRAAFMNGVYPAREFNKTRVLSADRPTLTSMLKEAGYATAHFGKWHMGHKKGAPPPTDYGIDENFGKQSTGAVWTDKEMKQKHHREKTAARYVDLSIDFMTRKKDQPFFINLWVHNPHAVLKPTPEQLAVYKDLEVSIDDFEYPLQREFMEFVAKHGNVQKAMRAFCADVTAVDKEIGRLLDSLAELGLEENTIVVFSSDNGPAPLLKVGEWDQIVPRYKKDPNLMNSLGSAGPYRDRKIALHDGGIHVPFFIRWPAKIKPGIDRNTVFCGVDLMPTLAGLVGASAPEGMDGEDLSAAWLGAPQAREKALLWSDTSAWLALRDRQWKAHLQGDTIRLYNLDEDLSESNDLAGAYPEIAAKYFKTLNQWRATIYPKGASRPKAGGKKKKNLKQ, from the coding sequence ATGAGAAAACGTTGGTTGCAAAGCCTTATAGCGCTGGGAGCATATGCATTTGTTTGCGGTGCATTTGCGGAAAAACCGAATATCATTTTCGTTCTGACGGATGATTTGGGTTATGGCGACCTGGCGGTGATGGGGCATCCCTATGTTCAGTCACCCAACATCGACCGGTTGGCGAACGAAGGTCTCCAGCTGGAACAGGCGTATACCGCTGCGGCCTGGTGCTCGCCCAGTCGGGCGGCGTTCATGAACGGGGTCTATCCGGCACGGGAGTTTAATAAGACCAGAGTGCTTTCCGCGGATCGGCCCACGCTGACGAGCATGCTGAAAGAGGCGGGCTATGCCACCGCTCACTTCGGAAAGTGGCATATGGGTCACAAAAAGGGGGCGCCGCCGCCCACCGACTATGGTATCGACGAGAATTTCGGCAAGCAGAGCACCGGAGCGGTATGGACGGACAAGGAGATGAAGCAAAAGCATCACCGCGAAAAAACGGCGGCCCGCTATGTGGATCTCTCTATTGATTTTATGACGCGGAAAAAGGATCAGCCCTTTTTTATCAACCTCTGGGTGCATAACCCCCATGCCGTCCTGAAACCGACCCCGGAACAATTGGCGGTTTACAAGGATCTTGAGGTGTCGATCGATGATTTCGAATATCCGCTGCAGCGCGAATTTATGGAGTTTGTTGCTAAGCATGGAAATGTGCAGAAGGCCATGCGTGCTTTTTGTGCGGATGTGACCGCCGTCGACAAAGAGATTGGTCGTCTGCTCGACAGCCTCGCTGAACTTGGGCTTGAGGAAAATACGATCGTGGTTTTTTCGAGCGATAATGGCCCGGCTCCGTTGTTGAAGGTTGGGGAATGGGATCAGATTGTCCCGCGGTATAAGAAAGATCCGAACTTGATGAACAGTCTCGGCTCCGCCGGACCCTATCGGGATCGAAAAATCGCATTGCATGACGGGGGGATTCACGTCCCGTTTTTCATACGCTGGCCTGCGAAAATTAAACCCGGTATCGACCGCAATACGGTGTTTTGCGGCGTTGATTTGATGCCCACGCTTGCCGGACTGGTCGGTGCGTCCGCTCCGGAGGGGATGGATGGCGAAGATCTCAGCGCGGCGTGGCTTGGCGCTCCGCAAGCCCGGGAGAAAGCGCTCTTGTGGAGCGATACTTCCGCATGGCTCGCATTGCGTGACCGGCAGTGGAAGGCGCATCTTCAGGGGGATACGATTCGCCTCTACAACCTGGACGAAGATCTCTCGGAGTCCAACGACCTGGCTGGCGCGTATCCGGAGATTGCCGCGAAATATTTTAAAACGCTCAATCAATGGAGGGCCACGATCTATCCGAAAGGGGCATCGAGACCCAAAGCAGGCGGCAAGAAAAAGAAAAATTTAAAACAGTAA
- a CDS encoding GH92 family glycosyl hydrolase: protein MKKVYSGFKRWRVIYGIGAICCLSSGLRAQSAFEQVNPFIGTGGHGHTFPGATTPNGMVQLSPDTRVFGWDACAGYHDSDESILGFTHTHLSGTGIADMGDFLFMPFAGEVKLDKGTPEDPDAGYRSRFSHDREKAEPGYYRVHLDDYEVDAELTASTRAGFHRYSFEGDKEAGLLVDMSHCLQEDYWRYEFVELRVINDREVEGYRRKRGWAENSHLYFHAKFSQPFKATLYKNGKPFNGKWATAGQDVKAVLRFPGLADHLLKVKVGVSSVDYAGARNNVESEIAGWDFDAVRAAAKKRWEQQLNRIAVQGGSADQRAMFYSALYHTALSPYIFTDADGRYRGTDQRIYQSEDEPIYTIFSLWDTFRAFHPLLTITEPDTNAAFIRSLLDKYDQAGILPKWELNANLTGTMIGSHAISVIVDAYMKGCRDFDVEKAYEAMKASIHYRENDDFLYASERKREKLNPRAKFYNDTLGFIPCDLENESVSKALEYAYNDWCMLQMATALGKTEDIALYQERAGRYKTYFDAGTGFMRGKNRDGSWKTPFDPRFSKHRRDEYCEGNAWQWTWFVPHDVNGLVELMGGTDAFTAKLDELFSTDSRLTGDHVSSDISGLIGQYAHGNEPSHHIAHLYNFVGQSWKTQELVDQVLSTLYFNDPNGVAGNEDCGQMSAWYILNAIGFYSFCPGDPVYSLGRPIFDAVSIALPGGKTFEVVATNNSPENKYIQSVQLNGEPLKEPFISHRDVVSGGRLEFTMGEKPNRTFFAYEDALYSVRD, encoded by the coding sequence ATGAAGAAAGTGTATTCGGGGTTTAAACGGTGGAGAGTGATTTACGGGATCGGTGCGATTTGTTGCCTGAGTTCTGGCTTGAGGGCGCAAAGCGCATTTGAACAGGTCAATCCGTTTATCGGAACCGGGGGGCACGGCCATACCTTTCCCGGGGCCACCACGCCCAATGGAATGGTGCAGCTTAGCCCGGATACGCGAGTGTTTGGCTGGGATGCTTGTGCCGGTTATCATGATTCCGATGAATCGATCCTTGGGTTTACCCATACCCATCTGAGCGGAACCGGGATCGCCGATATGGGCGATTTTCTGTTTATGCCGTTTGCCGGTGAGGTGAAACTCGACAAAGGAACGCCCGAGGATCCAGACGCGGGCTATCGCTCGCGCTTCAGTCACGATCGTGAAAAGGCGGAGCCCGGCTATTACCGGGTGCATCTGGACGACTATGAGGTGGATGCCGAGCTGACCGCGTCTACTCGGGCCGGCTTTCATCGGTATTCATTTGAAGGCGATAAAGAGGCCGGTCTGCTCGTTGATATGAGCCATTGTCTCCAAGAGGATTATTGGCGGTATGAATTTGTAGAACTTCGCGTGATCAATGATCGCGAAGTGGAGGGCTACCGCCGCAAGCGGGGCTGGGCTGAAAATTCACATCTCTATTTTCACGCAAAATTCAGCCAGCCCTTTAAAGCCACGCTTTATAAAAACGGGAAGCCGTTTAATGGGAAGTGGGCGACGGCCGGCCAGGATGTGAAAGCGGTTCTCCGGTTCCCCGGACTCGCCGATCATCTGCTGAAAGTGAAGGTCGGTGTTTCGAGCGTCGACTATGCGGGCGCCCGCAACAATGTTGAGTCGGAGATTGCCGGGTGGGATTTCGATGCCGTTCGCGCGGCTGCAAAAAAGCGTTGGGAACAGCAACTGAACCGCATCGCGGTTCAGGGTGGAAGCGCGGACCAACGTGCCATGTTTTATAGCGCCCTCTATCACACGGCGCTCAGTCCGTACATTTTTACGGATGCGGATGGTCGCTACCGCGGAACGGATCAGCGCATTTATCAGTCGGAGGACGAGCCGATCTATACGATCTTTTCCTTGTGGGATACGTTCCGTGCGTTTCATCCGCTACTCACCATCACGGAGCCGGATACGAACGCGGCGTTCATCCGCTCCCTGCTGGATAAATATGATCAGGCCGGCATCCTGCCGAAGTGGGAACTCAACGCCAACCTGACCGGCACCATGATCGGATCGCATGCGATCAGTGTGATTGTGGATGCATATATGAAAGGGTGCCGCGATTTTGATGTGGAAAAAGCCTATGAGGCGATGAAGGCCTCGATTCACTATCGTGAAAACGACGATTTTCTTTATGCGTCGGAGAGAAAAAGGGAAAAGCTCAATCCGCGCGCGAAGTTCTATAACGATACGCTTGGTTTTATCCCCTGCGATCTGGAAAACGAGTCGGTATCCAAGGCGCTGGAATATGCCTACAACGACTGGTGCATGTTGCAGATGGCGACCGCGCTGGGCAAGACGGAGGACATTGCCCTCTACCAAGAGCGGGCGGGGCGCTACAAAACCTATTTTGATGCCGGAACCGGTTTCATGCGCGGAAAAAACCGGGACGGTTCGTGGAAGACGCCGTTTGATCCCAGGTTTTCCAAGCATCGGAGAGATGAATACTGTGAGGGCAATGCTTGGCAGTGGACCTGGTTTGTTCCCCATGATGTGAACGGCCTGGTCGAACTGATGGGCGGCACGGATGCGTTCACGGCTAAACTTGATGAGCTGTTCAGCACGGACTCCAGGCTGACCGGCGATCATGTCTCCAGTGATATCAGCGGGCTGATCGGCCAATACGCGCACGGCAATGAACCGAGTCATCATATTGCGCATCTGTATAACTTTGTCGGGCAGTCGTGGAAAACGCAGGAACTGGTGGATCAGGTTCTTTCAACCCTCTATTTTAATGACCCCAACGGGGTCGCCGGAAACGAGGACTGCGGGCAGATGTCGGCCTGGTATATTCTAAATGCGATCGGATTCTATTCCTTCTGCCCGGGCGATCCGGTTTACTCGCTGGGTCGGCCGATCTTTGACGCGGTATCCATCGCGCTGCCCGGCGGGAAGACCTTCGAGGTTGTGGCCACGAATAATTCCCCCGAAAATAAATACATCCAGTCGGTGCAGTTGAACGGCGAACCGCTGAAAGAGCCATTTATTTCGCATCGGGACGTTGTCAGCGGTGGGCGGCTGGAATTCACGATGGGTGAAAAGCCCAATCGGACGTTTTTTGCTTATGAGGATGCATTGTACTCCGTCAGGGATTAA
- a CDS encoding sulfatase-like hydrolase/transferase yields the protein MKKVIYLFIAGVLVSLSAGAGDSRPNIVVIVSDDQGYADVSYNPHSPKEVQTPNIDQLAKSGVVCSAGYASGYVCSPTRAGLITGRYQQRFGIYTARQGGSGMPLDETWFPMHLKQGGYRSGAFGKWHLGLTMDYHALNRGFDYFYGFMERGAHDYFHLKPKTDKGRVHPIYRNLDAAENEEGYLTTLITREAVNFIKRESDGPFFAYVAYNAVHSPAQAPAEDIARYNTGDEKRDILMAMLYHLDLGVGEIVKALKEAGVYENTLIFYLSDNGGDYGMKASNAPLSGAKHQVREGGIRVPFIVSWPGRLQAGTTCDVPVWSTDILPTSLVAAGLEALPGSKPFDGKNILPALTGKSKKIHDALYWCGGSDGKWAVRKGDWKLVFTLGKVGLYDLSNDIAEANNLKDAHPEKLQELQNLYHAWFAEMGDPSEGSKQWVAGKNKKNKKAKK from the coding sequence ATGAAAAAAGTAATTTATTTATTCATCGCAGGCGTGTTGGTTTCGTTATCAGCAGGGGCTGGGGATTCCAGACCGAATATTGTTGTGATTGTTTCGGACGATCAGGGCTATGCCGATGTGAGCTATAATCCTCACTCTCCAAAGGAGGTCCAGACGCCGAACATTGATCAGCTGGCAAAATCGGGCGTCGTCTGCTCGGCGGGCTATGCCTCGGGCTACGTCTGCTCGCCGACGCGCGCCGGGCTGATCACCGGCCGCTATCAGCAACGATTCGGAATTTATACCGCCCGGCAGGGCGGATCGGGCATGCCGCTCGATGAAACCTGGTTCCCGATGCACTTGAAGCAGGGGGGCTACCGCAGCGGTGCGTTCGGGAAATGGCACCTTGGTCTGACGATGGACTATCACGCGCTCAATCGTGGGTTCGACTATTTCTACGGTTTTATGGAACGCGGGGCGCATGACTACTTTCATCTGAAACCGAAGACGGATAAAGGACGGGTGCACCCAATCTATCGGAACCTGGATGCTGCGGAGAATGAGGAGGGCTATCTGACGACTCTCATCACCCGGGAGGCCGTCAATTTTATCAAGCGCGAAAGCGACGGGCCGTTCTTTGCCTACGTGGCCTACAACGCAGTGCATTCGCCCGCGCAAGCACCGGCGGAGGATATCGCACGGTATAACACGGGCGATGAGAAGCGAGATATTCTTATGGCGATGCTTTACCATCTCGACCTCGGCGTTGGCGAAATCGTCAAGGCGCTGAAAGAGGCCGGCGTGTATGAAAACACACTCATTTTTTACCTGAGCGACAACGGGGGTGACTACGGGATGAAAGCCAGTAACGCTCCGCTGAGCGGCGCTAAACATCAGGTCCGTGAAGGCGGTATCCGCGTTCCCTTCATTGTTTCGTGGCCAGGCAGGTTACAGGCGGGAACCACGTGCGATGTGCCGGTTTGGTCGACGGATATTCTGCCAACCTCGCTGGTTGCTGCGGGGCTGGAGGCACTGCCCGGCTCCAAACCTTTCGATGGAAAAAACATCCTTCCGGCACTGACCGGGAAAAGCAAAAAGATCCACGATGCGCTTTACTGGTGCGGCGGCAGTGATGGCAAGTGGGCGGTCAGGAAGGGGGACTGGAAACTTGTATTCACCCTCGGAAAGGTTGGTCTCTACGATCTATCGAACGATATTGCCGAGGCCAATAATCTCAAGGATGCGCATCCCGAGAAGCTGCAGGAACTGCAGAACCTATACCATGCCTGGTTCGCGGAAATGGGCGATCCCTCCGAAGGATCAAAACAGTGGGTTGCGGGGAAAAATAAGAAAAATAAAAAAGCGAAGAAATGA
- a CDS encoding sulfatase-like hydrolase/transferase has translation MSRTTKGIRTIIAAGALAAVAAVAAQKKPNIVIFLADDYGYGSSNCYGTPESVLKTPHMNRLAEKGMRFTQAYAPAAVCTPTRYGLLTGRYCWRTGMRRGVVNVCDRLLIDEGRFTLPQMLKDDGYRTAVIGKWHLGFGKQEGKRADPERYFKPITKGPLSIGFDYFFGLPQNHGDYTGIYMENHEVYGRRSFDKIEIEGKSPYGKAWMGVDAPQRVDDEVMDVLTEKAAEWLNQQPDDQPVFLYFAAPAVHAPVTPSKRFKGTLAAGPFAEFIQDLDWSLGEVVKAFEKSGRLENTLFIFSSDNGGVYGDEIKEWTREVPGVWKLKSQVTQMRQAGAEVNGIYRGGKQDPLEGGTRVPFIVSWPGHVKAGTVNDDKISLVDMTATLAELLHIETPAKELGAEDSVSVLDTFYGKPVDRDALATCITHSGAGTFALTLGNWKYIEGAEVPIKGKKMDPPGTTCQNTRALYDLEKDPHEDNNLIEANPEVAKKMQALLDQTRTRSFSRKH, from the coding sequence ATGAGTAGAACCACAAAAGGAATACGGACAATAATCGCCGCGGGCGCACTGGCTGCGGTGGCAGCGGTCGCCGCGCAGAAGAAACCCAACATCGTTATTTTTCTGGCAGACGATTATGGCTACGGCAGCTCCAACTGTTATGGAACTCCCGAATCAGTGCTTAAAACGCCCCATATGAATAGGTTGGCAGAAAAGGGCATGCGATTCACGCAGGCGTATGCACCGGCTGCGGTGTGCACCCCGACCCGCTACGGCCTGCTTACGGGGCGGTATTGCTGGCGAACCGGGATGAGGCGCGGGGTCGTCAACGTCTGTGACCGGCTGCTTATTGATGAGGGGCGATTTACGCTCCCGCAGATGCTGAAGGATGATGGCTACCGCACCGCTGTAATCGGGAAGTGGCATCTGGGCTTTGGTAAGCAAGAGGGGAAACGTGCCGATCCGGAAAGGTATTTTAAACCGATTACGAAAGGGCCGCTTTCGATCGGCTTCGACTACTTCTTCGGCCTTCCGCAAAACCATGGAGATTACACCGGGATCTATATGGAGAACCATGAAGTGTACGGGCGCAGGTCCTTCGATAAAATTGAAATTGAAGGCAAGTCGCCATACGGAAAAGCTTGGATGGGCGTGGATGCTCCGCAGCGGGTCGATGACGAGGTCATGGATGTCCTGACGGAAAAGGCGGCCGAGTGGCTCAATCAGCAGCCGGACGATCAGCCCGTGTTTTTGTATTTTGCCGCACCGGCGGTACATGCTCCGGTCACCCCGTCCAAGCGCTTTAAGGGCACGTTGGCGGCCGGGCCGTTTGCAGAGTTTATTCAGGATCTGGACTGGAGTCTCGGCGAGGTGGTAAAGGCCTTTGAAAAGAGCGGTCGGCTCGAGAACACCCTGTTCATCTTCTCGAGTGATAACGGGGGTGTTTACGGAGACGAAATCAAGGAGTGGACGCGCGAGGTCCCAGGTGTTTGGAAGCTGAAAAGCCAGGTGACCCAGATGCGGCAGGCTGGCGCGGAAGTGAATGGTATTTATCGAGGCGGGAAGCAGGATCCGCTTGAGGGAGGAACCCGCGTGCCTTTCATCGTCTCCTGGCCGGGGCATGTTAAAGCGGGTACGGTGAATGACGACAAAATAAGCCTGGTGGATATGACCGCCACACTGGCCGAGCTGCTGCATATTGAAACCCCCGCCAAAGAGCTTGGCGCAGAGGACAGTGTGAGCGTGCTGGATACCTTTTACGGCAAGCCCGTTGATCGCGATGCGCTCGCAACCTGCATTACGCACAGCGGAGCCGGAACCTTTGCTCTTACGCTCGGGAATTGGAAATACATCGAAGGGGCAGAGGTGCCGATAAAAGGCAAAAAAATGGATCCTCCCGGTACAACCTGCCAGAACACCAGAGCTCTGTATGATTTGGAAAAAGATCCGCACGAGGACAATAATCTGATTGAGGCAAATCCCGAAGTCGCAAAGAAAATGCAGGCACTGCTGGATCAAACAAGAACGCGCTCCTTTTCACGCAAGCACTAA
- a CDS encoding sulfatase family protein, with protein MKKNRLKCAQLLMGVALLCGAGIAASSVPAAEAAGQGASPNKPNIIFILTDDLGYGDLAVTGHPYVQSPNIDRLANEGLQLEQAYAAASWCSPSRAAFMSGVYPAKEFNANKWILSADRPTLTSMLKEAGYAIAHFGKWHMGHKKGAPPPADYGIDENFGTQSTGAVWTDKEMKQKHHRERTAARYVDLSIDFMTRKKDQPFFINLWVHNTHAVLKPTPEQKAVYKDLEVSIDDFEFPLQREFLEFIAKHGNVQKAMRAYCADVTAVDKEIGRLLDSLAELGLEENTIVIFTSDNGPAPVLKIGDWDKIVPRFKKDPALMNCVGSAGPYRDRKFALHDGGIHVPFFIRWPAKIKPGIDRDTLFCGVDLMPTLAELVGAAAPKGIDGEDLSEAWLGTPQTREKTLLWSDNRKWLALRDRQWKAHLQGDTVRLYNLDEDLSESNDLAGTYPEVAEKYLKTLRQWKASIYPQRSGL; from the coding sequence ATGAAGAAAAACAGGTTGAAATGCGCACAGTTATTAATGGGCGTTGCTCTGCTTTGCGGGGCGGGCATCGCGGCTTCTTCCGTGCCTGCCGCTGAGGCGGCTGGACAAGGGGCATCCCCGAACAAGCCGAATATTATTTTTATTCTGACGGATGATCTGGGCTACGGGGATTTGGCGGTGACGGGTCATCCCTATGTTCAGTCACCCAACATCGACCGGTTGGCGAACGAAGGGCTCCAGCTCGAACAGGCGTATGCCGCTGCATCCTGGTGCTCGCCCAGTCGGGCGGCGTTTATGAGCGGGGTCTATCCGGCCAAGGAATTTAACGCGAACAAATGGATTCTTTCTGCGGATCGGCCCACGCTGACGAGCATGTTGAAAGAGGCGGGCTATGCCATCGCCCACTTCGGAAAGTGGCATATGGGTCACAAAAAGGGTGCGCCGCCGCCCGCCGACTATGGTATCGACGAGAATTTTGGCACGCAGAGCACCGGGGCGGTATGGACGGATAAGGAGATGAAGCAAAAGCATCACCGCGAAAGGACGGCGGCCCGCTATGTGGATCTTTCCATCGATTTTATGACGCGAAAAAAGGATCAGCCCTTTTTTATCAACCTCTGGGTGCATAACACCCACGCCGTATTGAAGCCCACCCCCGAACAAAAGGCGGTTTATAAGGATCTGGAGGTGTCGATTGATGATTTCGAATTTCCGCTGCAGCGCGAATTTCTGGAGTTTATTGCCAAGCATGGAAATGTGCAGAAGGCCATGCGCGCTTATTGTGCGGATGTGACCGCCGTCGATAAAGAGATTGGCCGTCTGCTCGACAGCCTCGCTGAACTCGGGCTTGAGGAAAATACGATCGTGATTTTCACAAGCGACAACGGTCCGGCGCCGGTCTTGAAAATTGGGGATTGGGACAAGATCGTTCCGCGGTTTAAGAAAGATCCGGCCCTGATGAACTGTGTCGGCTCCGCCGGACCCTATCGGGATCGAAAATTTGCATTGCATGACGGGGGCATTCACGTTCCGTTTTTCATACGTTGGCCTGCGAAAATTAAACCCGGCATTGACCGTGATACGCTGTTTTGCGGCGTTGATTTAATGCCCACGCTTGCCGAGCTGGTCGGCGCGGCTGCTCCGAAAGGGATCGATGGCGAAGATCTTAGCGAGGCATGGCTTGGCACCCCGCAAACCCGGGAGAAAACGCTCTTGTGGAGCGATAATCGCAAATGGCTCGCATTGCGCGACCGGCAGTGGAAGGCGCACCTTCAGGGGGATACGGTTCGCCTCTACAACTTGGACGAAGATCTCTCGGAGTCGAACGATCTGGCCGGCACTTATCCGGAGGTCGCCGAGAAATATTTAAAAACGCTCAGGCAATGGAAGGCCTCGATCTATCCGCAAAGGAGTGGTTTATGA
- a CDS encoding sulfatase-like hydrolase/transferase — protein sequence MKCVLLGLLVFPALISTGQVVPGENRIPASGKKRTDKPNIVVFLADDFGTGCINAYGADEQLVRTPRLNQLAKDGMLFTEAYAPGSVCSPTRYAMLTGRYAWRGRLKSGVVNPGDPLLIEEGRRTVAMMLQEQGYRTAHIGKWHLGYTREVKTRNYAALEHVSPGPNDIGFHYHFGLPNNLDDQTRIYMENDGIYGLRSRRVNPYSKSFYGSQYAGYDAPQRQREKVTQDLNARARKWIRSSIEEYPDQPMFLYFAAAAVHHPIEPSAQFRGTSPVGAYGDFIQELDHSVGEVMDALAYAGELDNTLFIFSADNGSDTGGKGRPERFAIDAGLKINGERRGDKHTIWEGGVRVPFIVRWPGQVQAGQVSDRLVSLADIYSTLQHIVTGKPVSGFDDAPDSFSFADEISRCNHAGPMRKHAVLNNVHGVKALCMDNWKYIEGRNDEMSELLIKRSNKKELAPGLYQLDKDPMESNNVIDQFPEVVEQLKAQFQSIRATESERKASL from the coding sequence ATGAAATGCGTACTATTGGGTTTGTTGGTGTTTCCGGCTCTGATTTCAACAGGGCAGGTGGTGCCGGGTGAAAACAGGATTCCGGCCTCTGGCAAAAAGCGTACCGATAAGCCGAATATTGTCGTATTTCTGGCTGACGACTTCGGGACGGGGTGCATCAACGCCTACGGCGCAGATGAGCAGTTGGTGCGGACGCCACGCCTCAATCAGCTGGCGAAGGACGGCATGCTCTTCACCGAGGCCTATGCGCCGGGTTCGGTCTGTTCGCCGACGCGCTATGCGATGTTGACCGGGCGCTATGCCTGGCGTGGGCGGCTCAAGTCCGGCGTGGTGAACCCCGGCGATCCGCTGCTGATCGAAGAGGGACGGCGCACGGTGGCGATGATGCTTCAGGAGCAGGGCTACCGTACGGCGCACATTGGTAAGTGGCATCTGGGCTACACTCGTGAGGTTAAGACGCGTAATTATGCCGCGCTTGAACATGTTTCGCCGGGACCGAACGATATCGGCTTTCACTATCATTTTGGACTGCCTAACAACTTGGACGACCAAACGCGCATCTACATGGAAAACGACGGGATTTATGGATTGCGTTCGCGCCGGGTGAATCCGTATTCCAAGAGTTTTTACGGCAGCCAGTATGCCGGCTACGATGCGCCGCAGCGACAGCGGGAAAAGGTGACGCAGGATCTCAACGCCCGCGCCCGCAAATGGATACGATCCTCTATTGAGGAATATCCTGATCAGCCGATGTTTCTCTATTTTGCCGCCGCTGCAGTGCATCATCCGATTGAGCCGTCTGCCCAGTTCCGCGGCACCAGTCCGGTCGGTGCTTATGGCGACTTTATTCAGGAGCTGGATCACTCCGTCGGCGAAGTGATGGATGCGCTGGCTTATGCCGGCGAGCTGGATAATACGCTGTTTATCTTTTCGGCCGACAACGGTAGCGATACCGGCGGTAAGGGCCGGCCGGAGCGGTTCGCGATCGATGCCGGGTTGAAGATCAATGGCGAGCGCAGGGGCGATAAACATACCATCTGGGAAGGCGGCGTGCGGGTTCCGTTTATCGTACGCTGGCCGGGGCAGGTGCAAGCGGGGCAGGTGTCGGACCGCCTCGTCAGCTTGGCGGATATCTATTCCACGCTCCAGCATATCGTGACCGGCAAGCCGGTCAGCGGGTTCGACGATGCGCCCGACAGCTTCAGCTTTGCCGATGAAATTTCGCGTTGCAACCACGCCGGCCCGATGCGTAAGCATGCCGTGTTGAATAACGTGCATGGGGTTAAGGCGCTGTGTATGGACAACTGGAAATACATTGAAGGACGAAATGATGAAATGTCGGAGCTTCTGATCAAGCGTTCAAACAAAAAAGAATTGGCACCCGGTCTCTATCAGCTTGATAAAGATCCGATGGAGAGCAACAACGTGATCGACCAGTTCCCCGAAGTGGTTGAGCAGCTGAAGGCGCAATTCCAGAGCATCCGGGCAACCGAATCCGAGCGCAAAGCCTCTCTGTAA
- a CDS encoding sulfatase-like hydrolase/transferase: protein MNRFLSKLSFLVIGFVLMTSVAARGGEKRPLRQAQDRPNILFILTDDHRWDAMGFTGVYPFLKTPNMDRLRAEGAYMKNAYVTLSMCAPSRASFLTGMYPHKHGVSNNESHRECDWMKTPAFRKLSLNKHINTRIQHNVPVFGPIPLLS from the coding sequence ATGAATCGTTTTTTGAGTAAATTAAGTTTTCTTGTTATCGGGTTTGTCCTGATGACTTCGGTCGCCGCGCGGGGCGGAGAGAAACGTCCGCTTCGACAAGCTCAGGACAGGCCGAATATCCTGTTTATCCTGACGGATGATCACCGTTGGGATGCGATGGGGTTTACCGGGGTTTATCCCTTTCTGAAAACCCCGAATATGGATCGGCTGCGCGCCGAGGGCGCGTATATGAAAAACGCGTATGTGACGCTCTCGATGTGCGCGCCCTCGCGGGCCTCGTTTCTGACCGGGATGTATCCGCACAAGCATGGCGTCTCGAACAACGAGAGCCACCGCGAATGTGACTGGATGAAAACCCCAGCGTTCCGAAAATTGTCGCTGAATAAACATATCAACACCCGCATTCAACATAACGTTCCTGTTTTCGGCCCCATTCCATTGTTATCTTAA